A genomic segment from Nocardiopsis sp. Huas11 encodes:
- a CDS encoding serine/threonine-protein kinase, which yields MPPMDSPGPPPTSLPSGFLPLAEGDPAEVGPFRLVGRLGAGGMGAVYGALDGAERHVAVKVVHARYAADAAFRAQFAQEAALLRRVDAECAPAFLGADPDAERPWMATEFVPGATLGAHVREHGVLTGDRLLSFAAGTAEALAAVHHAGVVHRDIKPANVILSPTGPRVLDFGIARATDDRAPEEGVFGTPGWIAPERLDGAESTPAVDVFAWGGLVVYAATGHGPFGTGDTATLIARARSAEPDLEGVPEELLPLVFRSLSRDPAERPASVEAFAAVLDLTGAGGPTDDLRTRLRALLTGTWTGFAAVRGAGPWVAAAGSVAALTGSSALVGGGAAAGGAAGATGVAGATGAAGATGATGLSAAAAQAGGAGTIAGMSKLTALAVATATAASVTTGAWVGGRLYSDQPILPFGEQSATAEPSPEGERVEFRGMTLTLPEGWTALTVEEEFGNFSVEEERVTEEWMVLYPGGQEGCAEVDWTWNHPGELPRCDHVKVLGPAGIDYGGETWLPITENAPAGRQGRYAPGTNAGPCPYDVELRVPTGGENEADLEYRTVDVGDRDASHAVGSVRCVDVENLENTEFWSFEQRTWLLDEPQILVVDEYGIEELDAILAGAEWGEIEEEDTQTVEFRGMTLELPAEWEVERREETGTPFEGPAATSEAITVGTDPDCTPGETGMECPRFHILGPAGIAVGDEINPMTEDDPYYPRTDVMLCPPLQYVRGPGEVAEEQDLAPIGERMAFYRVWEIGCLSLEEAPPAGGSLATFFEQRYWLLPESEILVVDEYDTPGLDEILARADLPA from the coding sequence ATGCCCCCCATGGACTCCCCAGGCCCGCCTCCGACGTCCCTTCCCTCCGGGTTCCTCCCCCTGGCCGAGGGCGATCCGGCCGAGGTCGGACCCTTCCGGCTGGTCGGCCGTCTCGGCGCGGGCGGCATGGGAGCGGTCTACGGAGCACTCGACGGCGCTGAACGGCACGTGGCCGTCAAGGTCGTGCACGCCCGCTACGCCGCCGATGCCGCCTTCCGGGCACAGTTCGCCCAGGAGGCCGCACTCCTGCGACGGGTGGACGCGGAGTGCGCGCCCGCCTTCCTCGGCGCCGACCCCGACGCGGAGCGGCCGTGGATGGCCACCGAGTTCGTTCCGGGCGCGACCCTGGGCGCACACGTGCGCGAGCACGGCGTCCTCACCGGGGACCGGCTCCTGTCCTTCGCCGCCGGTACCGCCGAGGCGCTCGCCGCCGTCCACCACGCCGGGGTCGTGCACCGCGACATCAAACCGGCCAACGTGATCCTGTCCCCGACCGGGCCCAGGGTCCTCGACTTCGGCATCGCCCGGGCCACCGACGACCGCGCTCCCGAGGAGGGCGTCTTCGGCACTCCCGGATGGATCGCGCCCGAGCGCCTCGACGGAGCGGAGAGCACCCCCGCCGTCGACGTGTTCGCCTGGGGAGGACTCGTCGTCTACGCGGCCACCGGGCACGGGCCGTTCGGCACGGGGGACACCGCCACGCTCATCGCCCGCGCCCGCTCGGCCGAACCCGACCTGGAGGGCGTCCCCGAGGAACTGCTGCCGCTGGTGTTCCGGTCGCTGTCCCGCGATCCGGCCGAGCGTCCCGCCTCGGTGGAGGCCTTCGCCGCGGTGCTCGACCTCACCGGCGCCGGCGGTCCCACCGACGATCTCCGCACCCGCCTGCGCGCCCTCCTGACGGGGACGTGGACCGGATTCGCGGCGGTGCGGGGCGCGGGTCCCTGGGTCGCCGCGGCCGGGTCCGTGGCCGCGCTCACCGGATCCTCCGCCCTGGTGGGCGGCGGCGCCGCGGCGGGCGGAGCCGCGGGCGCCACTGGAGTCGCGGGGGCCACCGGAGCGGCAGGAGCCACCGGAGCCACCGGTCTCTCGGCGGCGGCCGCGCAGGCGGGCGGCGCGGGCACGATCGCCGGGATGAGCAAGCTGACCGCCCTCGCTGTCGCCACCGCCACCGCCGCGTCCGTCACCACCGGCGCCTGGGTCGGCGGCCGGCTCTACTCCGACCAGCCGATCCTGCCCTTCGGGGAGCAGAGCGCCACCGCGGAGCCCTCTCCCGAGGGGGAGCGCGTGGAGTTCCGGGGCATGACGCTCACCCTGCCGGAGGGATGGACGGCGCTGACCGTGGAGGAGGAGTTCGGGAACTTCTCCGTGGAGGAGGAACGCGTCACCGAGGAGTGGATGGTGCTCTACCCCGGCGGGCAGGAGGGGTGCGCGGAGGTCGACTGGACCTGGAACCACCCCGGGGAGCTGCCCCGGTGCGACCACGTCAAGGTCCTCGGACCGGCCGGTATCGACTACGGCGGTGAGACGTGGCTGCCGATCACGGAGAACGCGCCCGCCGGGCGACAGGGCCGGTACGCGCCCGGAACGAACGCTGGGCCGTGCCCGTACGACGTCGAGCTCCGGGTCCCGACCGGTGGCGAGAACGAAGCGGACCTGGAGTACCGCACCGTGGACGTCGGCGACAGGGACGCCTCCCACGCCGTCGGCTCGGTGCGCTGCGTCGACGTGGAGAACCTGGAGAACACCGAGTTCTGGTCCTTCGAACAGCGCACCTGGCTGCTCGACGAACCACAGATCCTCGTCGTCGACGAGTACGGGATCGAGGAGCTGGACGCGATCCTCGCCGGCGCCGAATGGGGCGAGATCGAGGAGGAGGACACCCAGACGGTGGAGTTCCGGGGGATGACGCTGGAACTGCCCGCCGAGTGGGAGGTCGAGCGGCGGGAGGAGACCGGCACCCCGTTCGAGGGACCGGCGGCGACCAGCGAGGCGATCACCGTGGGCACCGATCCGGACTGCACTCCCGGGGAGACCGGAATGGAGTGCCCGCGGTTCCACATCCTCGGACCGGCGGGCATCGCGGTCGGAGACGAGATCAATCCCATGACCGAGGACGATCCCTACTATCCGCGCACCGACGTCATGCTGTGCCCGCCGCTTCAGTACGTCCGGGGGCCGGGCGAGGTGGCCGAGGAACAGGACCTGGCCCCGATCGGGGAGCGGATGGCCTTCTACCGGGTGTGGGAGATCGGCTGCCTGTCCCTGGAGGAGGCGCCGCCGGCCGGCGGCAGCCTCGCCACGTTCTTCGAACAGCGCTACTGGCTGCTCCCGGAGTCGGAGATCCTCGTCGTGGACGAGTACGACACCCCGGGACTCGACGAGATCCTGGCGCGGGCCGACCTGCCCGCCTGA
- a CDS encoding alpha/beta fold hydrolase, with the protein MATRHLGRAREFRVPSADGTLLHVEVRGPEDGPTLVLSHCWATSLSSWGRVVRALDPGLRVVLYDQRGHGRSQVPLTRAGYSTDRLADDLCAVLEATVPEGTRAVVAGHSMGGMTVMASAPRPAFADRAAAVLLTNTGCTQLVKRSTAIPLPGPLGALGSKLFLTTALPLGPANAATAQMLRFIVLGSAADPRTVRLCARLVHDCGTVPRARWGGVLSTLDLDEAARRITVPTTVLVGAEDKFTPPWHAHHMAETIPGASAPAIEVPGVGHMGPLECPDVLADHLNRLAAEHLEAEPARV; encoded by the coding sequence ATGGCAACCCGACACCTGGGCCGGGCCCGCGAATTCCGCGTCCCGTCCGCCGACGGCACCCTCCTGCACGTCGAGGTCCGCGGGCCCGAGGACGGCCCGACCCTGGTCCTGTCCCACTGCTGGGCGACCTCCCTGTCCTCCTGGGGCCGGGTCGTGCGCGCACTCGACCCCGGGTTGCGCGTGGTGCTCTACGACCAGCGCGGCCACGGCCGCAGCCAGGTGCCCCTGACCCGGGCGGGCTACAGCACGGACCGGCTCGCCGACGACCTGTGCGCGGTCCTGGAGGCGACCGTGCCCGAGGGCACCAGGGCGGTCGTGGCCGGGCACAGCATGGGCGGGATGACGGTCATGGCGTCCGCGCCGCGCCCCGCGTTCGCCGACCGCGCGGCCGCGGTCCTGCTCACCAACACCGGCTGCACGCAGCTGGTGAAGCGGTCGACCGCCATCCCGCTGCCCGGCCCGCTGGGCGCGCTGGGCTCGAAGCTGTTCCTGACCACGGCGCTGCCGCTGGGCCCGGCCAACGCGGCCACCGCCCAGATGCTCCGGTTCATCGTGCTGGGGAGCGCGGCGGACCCGCGCACGGTGCGGCTGTGCGCCCGGCTCGTCCACGACTGCGGCACCGTGCCCCGCGCCCGGTGGGGCGGGGTGCTCTCCACCCTGGACCTGGACGAGGCGGCGCGGCGGATCACCGTGCCGACGACGGTGCTCGTGGGAGCGGAGGACAAGTTCACGCCGCCCTGGCACGCCCACCACATGGCCGAGACCATCCCGGGCGCCAGCGCCCCGGCGATCGAGGTCCCCGGGGTCGGCCACATGGGTCCGCTGGAGTGCCCCGACGTCCTGGCCGACCACCTGAACCGCCTGGCCGCCGAGCACCTGGAGGCCGAACCGGCACGCGTCTGA